Within the Nitrosococcus wardiae genome, the region TCAAATTTATACCCGCTTTATCCGCCATCAGTGGGATTTCGATGAGCTACTCTATGAGCGCAAAAAAATTATCATTCGGGTCCAGCTTTCCAGTGAGCTTACAGTACTTGCCAATATGCTCAATAGCATTGCCCAAACGAATCGCCATACCCGTGATTTCACTTTAAATGGCTTGCGTGAGGCCTTAACTGAAGTGGTGGCCTGTTTCCCTGTCTACCGTACCTATGTGGATTTGGATCGGGTTTCAGAAGAAGATAGGCGCTTTATCCAGTGGGCAGTGATTCAGGCAAAGAAGCGCAGTCCGGCTGCCGATATCAGTATCTTTGACTTTATCCAAGCCATCCTTCTCCTAGAAATGTCCACCCGAAGGGGTCTCTCACAGGAAATCATTTCCTTCGTCATGCGGTTCCAACAATATACTGGGCCGGTGATGGCCAAGGCCCTTGAGGATACTGTATTATATATTTACAATCGCTTAATTTCCCTCAATGATGTGGGCAGTGATCCGCGAAATTTTGGCGTTTCCCTCACTGCTTTTCATCGCGCCAATCAGGAACGGGCACAACGGTGGCCCTATGGGATGGTGACTTCTTCAACCCATGACAGTAAACGCAGTGAGGATGTCCGTGCTCGCCTGAATGTACTCTCTGAAATGCCAGGGGAATGGCGTAAACATTTGAGTCGTTGGGCGCGTATTAACCGAGCTAAAATACGGAGGCTAAATGGTTTTCGTGCCCCTAGCCGTAATGATGAGTATTTGTTTTACCAGACAGTGTTAGGTACCTGGCCCCTGCTCAATATGGGGGAAGAAAAACTGGCAGAGTATCGGGACCGCATTGAGGCTTACATGCTTAAGGCCATCAAGGAAGCTAAGGTTCATACTTCTTGGATAAATCCCGACACAGAATATGAAGCGGCAGTCATCCATTTTGTACGCAATGTATTGGGTAGCATAGAGAAAAACCCCTTTTTGGCAGATTTCCTACCATTTCAGCGGCGAGTAGCAAGGTTTGGATTGTTGAATAGTTTATCTCAGCTTCTGCTGAAGTTGACGGTGCCTGGTGTGCCAGATATTTACCAGGGTAATGAACTTTGGGAATTTCGCCTGGTTGACCCTGATAACCGCCATCCGGTGGATTTTACCTTGAGGTGGCGGATGCTCCAAGAGCTGATGTCATTGATCCAGTCAGGTCAGTCTTTGAGATCTTGTACTTACGAGTTGCTAAAAAATAAGGAAGATGGTCGGGTAAAGCTTTATCTGACATGGAAAGTATTATCTTTTCGGGCCCAATTCCCCCTACTTTTCCAAAAAGGGGATTATATCCCTTTGTCCGCCCAGGGAGTAAAAGCAGATCATCTTTGTGCGTTTGCAAGGAAACATCAAGGTCAGATGGTTGTGTCAATTATCCCCCGTTGGTTGGCGCTCTTGGGAAGCAATGAAGATGAATTACCTCTAGGTGAATCTCTGTGGCAAGAAACCTGGGTAGAAGTCCCAGCGGTCAAAGAAAATGAGGATTTTACTAATGTATTGACCGGTGAAAGGGTGATAGTCATGCAGCATAATGGCAAATTTTATGTCCCTGCTGGGAAACTGTTTGAAAGCTTTTCTGTGGCGCTGTTGACTCCCTCTTCTATTATTATCCCTGCCTAAAAGGTTCTTAACAGACCCTGAACTGAATTCCCATGGGGAATGGGAGTGCTTAGGATTTTCCCGCAATAACCGATCTTAAATTAAGAGCTATTAAATTATTATATTTTAAATTTTATCCGTAGGTGGCGAAGCATCGATTATTATGCCCATAAGAGCTCCAGTGGTTTGGCTATTGATACTTGCTTTTTTAGTTCTTTTCCTAATCCCTCCCAGATATCGCCTCCAGGTGTTAGGGAGCTTTATTTTACTGACTTTAATTGGATTCTTACTCTCACAGCCGGGGGAAAAAAGATTAGAGGAGTTTAGAAATCTTGTTTCCATTGAGCAGGTGAAATTTATCGATATTGAGCTGCAACGCAGCCCTGGAGTAGGTCAAAAGCTGGTTGGAAAGGTTTTAAACCATTCACCTTCTTATGCGTTGACCGGGCTTGGTGTTCAACTGATCATCAAGGACTGCATTGGAAGTGACGACACATCCGAAGAAGACTGTATTGTCTTAGAAGACGTACAGATACATTTACCGCTGTTTGTTCCGCCTCAAGAGGAAGGAAAATTTGAAAAGCGTTTGTATCTGAGAGAATTACATATACAAGGGTATAAGCAATGGGAATACACGGTCCTTTATACCGAGACCAAGCAGCGAGAATTTTGGGAAAAGATTCCTTTTTTCCAGGATTGAAGGTCTTTTTTGGGTTAGTCTGGATCAGTTGGCTGGTGGGGTGTGCCGGTGGACTGACCAAGGAGCGTCTCGTTACCCTTGAGGACGCGATTCAGGCCTATGCTTCTGGCGTGCGCTGGCAACACCAGGAGCTGCTGAGCACCTTGATACGCCCGCAGAATGGGCAACCTAAACCTATTTCCCAAGGATTTTGGGACAACGTTCGAGTCACTGGGTATGAAATTCACAGGCGCCAGTTATCGGAAGATGCATTAACGGCTGAAGTAACCATTGAATTTGATTATTATCACCCCGATGATAGCTTAATTCGGAAGCACACCACCCAGCAAAGCTGGTGGTATGAGGTGGAATCGAGGCGTTGGTTTTTAGATGGGGGGTTGCCAAACTTTGCAAAAGTCTCCTCTTCCTATTGAACTTGAGCCTCAGAGGGGGTACGCGGGAAGGTTCTGAGCCAGTATACTATGAGTGATGGCGGCATCTATCATCGCTTGGGCTTCCTAGTTATGGGAACTTTAACTGCTCATTGATTTTGAAAAATATGCTATATATGTGTTAATAATGCCGTTAATAGCACAATCCTGCGAAAGTGGCGGAATCGGTAGACGCGCTGGTTTTAGGTACCAGTGGGGTAATCCCGTGAGAGTTCGAGTCTCTCCTTTCGCACCAATAAACGTCCCTGCCAGATTCCTCTTCTGAGCAGAGATAAGTCATCAAAAACAAGAGGTTGAGGTGATATATTTATGCAGGTCACGGTAGAAGCGACCGGGGAGTTAGAGCGGCGCTTGACCATTACATTGCCGGGGGGGGATTTCGAAAATAAAGTTCAAGAACGCTTGCGGTCTATGGCACCGCGGGTGAAAATGGATGGTTTTCGCCCTGGAAAAGTTCCCTATAAGGTAGTGGAACGTCGGTACGGTCCTGCTGTGCGTCAGGAAGTGCTGGACGAATTTGTCCAAAATAGCTTCCGTGATGCTATCAAGCAAGAATCCCTGCGTCCTGCTGGACCGCCGCGGATTGAACCGTCTCAGTGGGAAGCAGGTAAGCCTTTTGAGTACACCGCAACCTTTGAGGTATTGCCCGAT harbors:
- the treY gene encoding malto-oligosyltrehalose synthase, which translates into the protein MPRVTYRLQFNNHFTFADAEAIVPYLHELGISHCYASPYLKARLGSPHGYDIVDHNALNPEIGDRDTFASWVQALHCHGMGQILDIVPNHMGVGGDDNAWWLDVLEQGPASEYAAYFDIDWRPIKEELRGKVLLPLLGDHYGRVLEKGELRLTFDLDQGQFSIWFYNHRFPVDPSTYPDILGHGLERLAEHLAEEEAPFLEYQSLITAFEHLPSRYDTRAEKRVERLRDCVIYKRRLAESCRKYPAIGAFVFDTVATFNGVVEQPESFDLLHHLLESQAYRLAYWQVASDEINYRRFFDINDLAGLRMENPEVFETTHRFILDLVKEGKVDGLRIDHPDGLYNPPSYYQRLNRQITEIKGGEKAADGNLKPSYYLVIEKILASYEHLPESWPISGTTGYEFAYVNNGLFVYPASQKEFDQIYTRFIRHQWDFDELLYERKKIIIRVQLSSELTVLANMLNSIAQTNRHTRDFTLNGLREALTEVVACFPVYRTYVDLDRVSEEDRRFIQWAVIQAKKRSPAADISIFDFIQAILLLEMSTRRGLSQEIISFVMRFQQYTGPVMAKALEDTVLYIYNRLISLNDVGSDPRNFGVSLTAFHRANQERAQRWPYGMVTSSTHDSKRSEDVRARLNVLSEMPGEWRKHLSRWARINRAKIRRLNGFRAPSRNDEYLFYQTVLGTWPLLNMGEEKLAEYRDRIEAYMLKAIKEAKVHTSWINPDTEYEAAVIHFVRNVLGSIEKNPFLADFLPFQRRVARFGLLNSLSQLLLKLTVPGVPDIYQGNELWEFRLVDPDNRHPVDFTLRWRMLQELMSLIQSGQSLRSCTYELLKNKEDGRVKLYLTWKVLSFRAQFPLLFQKGDYIPLSAQGVKADHLCAFARKHQGQMVVSIIPRWLALLGSNEDELPLGESLWQETWVEVPAVKENEDFTNVLTGERVIVMQHNGKFYVPAGKLFESFSVALLTPSSIIIPA